Proteins from one methanogenic archaeon mixed culture ISO4-G1 genomic window:
- a CDS encoding SAM-dependent methlyltransferase, producing the protein MSENENPKKNDDQFGNPHGDDGEKVMDQMNHSHRPYIEWGLLNLPKIDPKSILDVGFGGGIVTRYILRAFPKAKGYGLDISEDALEYASKYNKYFIDEGRLSYIVGDVADMPYEDGRFDLVITNASYFFWPDLAGSLKEIARVIAKGGIFCFPIYGPITDEIYEKEASKWAGKAKLYKDSELEAMLKDAGFETTFAADPDNEFVATFTCVKK; encoded by the coding sequence ATGAGTGAGAACGAGAACCCAAAGAAGAATGACGATCAGTTCGGCAACCCCCATGGGGATGACGGCGAGAAGGTTATGGACCAGATGAACCACAGCCACCGCCCGTACATCGAGTGGGGTCTCCTGAACCTTCCGAAAATCGATCCCAAGAGCATCCTGGATGTCGGGTTCGGAGGAGGCATCGTGACAAGATACATCCTCAGGGCCTTCCCCAAGGCCAAGGGCTATGGGTTGGACATCTCGGAGGATGCACTCGAGTATGCATCGAAATACAACAAGTACTTCATCGACGAGGGAAGGCTGAGCTACATCGTGGGCGATGTGGCCGATATGCCATACGAGGACGGAAGGTTCGATCTGGTCATTACCAACGCCAGTTATTTCTTCTGGCCGGACCTCGCCGGTTCCCTCAAGGAGATCGCACGTGTGATTGCAAAGGGCGGAATATTCTGCTTCCCCATATACGGTCCTATAACGGACGAGATCTACGAGAAGGAAGCCTCTAAATGGGCGGGGAAGGCGAAACTGTACAAGGACTCGGAGCTCGAAGCGATGCTGAAGGATGCGGGTTTCGAGACGACCTTCGCTGCGGATCCCGACAACGAGTTCGTTGCTACTTTCACCTGTGTCAAGAAGTGA
- a CDS encoding SAM-dependent methlyltransferase produces the protein MGEEKRYLEGPGAGDMTQCQMPHGEDGYYVIDRMNKNHRPYIQWSLDNMPDIDPKFILDIGYGGGIFSRLALRKFPKAIGYGIDISEVSYKSAQVYDKYFIDEGRLHLVMGDVRDMPYEYGKFDLVISSESYFFWPDIKDAWKEVVRVMAKGAVLVIPAGGRRITDENYEEVKANTPAPLNVYKDSEVVDMLIEAGLDAKLQLNEDGSKGAYYGIKR, from the coding sequence ATGGGTGAGGAGAAGAGGTATCTCGAGGGCCCCGGCGCTGGGGACATGACACAGTGCCAGATGCCGCATGGTGAGGATGGCTACTACGTCATAGACAGGATGAACAAGAACCACAGGCCGTACATCCAATGGTCCTTGGACAACATGCCGGACATCGACCCGAAGTTCATCCTGGACATCGGATACGGGGGCGGTATATTCTCTAGGCTAGCCCTCAGGAAGTTCCCCAAGGCAATCGGATACGGCATAGACATCTCGGAGGTCTCCTACAAGAGTGCGCAGGTCTACGACAAGTACTTCATCGACGAGGGCAGGCTGCATCTCGTGATGGGCGATGTCAGGGACATGCCGTACGAGTACGGGAAGTTCGATCTCGTCATATCCAGCGAGAGCTACTTCTTCTGGCCGGACATCAAGGATGCTTGGAAGGAGGTCGTTCGCGTCATGGCCAAGGGTGCAGTGCTCGTCATACCTGCCGGAGGACGCCGTATCACGGACGAGAACTACGAGGAGGTCAAGGCCAACACACCAGCGCCTCTCAACGTGTACAAGGACTCCGAGGTCGTGGATATGCTCATCGAGGCAGGATTGGACGCAAAGCTCCAATTGAACGAGGACGGGTCCAAAGGTGCCTACTACGGTATAAAGCGCTGA
- a CDS encoding 4Fe-4S binding domain-containing protein encodes MPKINEAECVGCGVCADACPSSAITVGDVAVINASECVDCGCCIDECPSGAIQ; translated from the coding sequence ATGCCCAAAATCAACGAGGCCGAATGTGTCGGCTGCGGAGTGTGCGCAGACGCATGCCCCTCATCCGCCATCACGGTCGGTGACGTCGCGGTCATCAACGCCAGCGAGTGCGTCGACTGCGGATGCTGCATCGACGAGTGCCCCTCCGGAGCAATCCAGTGA
- a CDS encoding methylamine methyltransferase corrinoid protein reductive activase encodes MRYGIALDLGTSGFRCQAVDLDSKKTVATAITERHPIPGMNVIDHVNYAIEVGEDLANGLMISAINNLFKELAIDLSCVEIIAVCGNPFQLSLFQNIEIRDLAYAGKNKIEALGIVSPDRNGAVLDATSIGIKGMKNAKVIIPPAVTHEIGADAMAMMMMTDILEEKQPCIVVDYGTNAEMALVVNGNIYTGSAAAGPALEGQQIERGMLAAPGALSEIEVTDKGWRCYVLDDTIGVQEGDLVDPITGKVLEEGPMHGKAVGITGTGVIAALAAGLKTGIIANSVINTPDGYINLQDGIRISSKDVEEAGKAIGALRCGFLTLMDAAGVWVDDIQKAYMSGASGLYVDPIKAMEVGMVTPGARDIVQFGNTSIGMARKIIFGEVTLDELKAFAKKLLAQHVMFATSDFFKNVYSIEYSYWCGGMPFSEYNNMLEMYGIKPLPPMPKAEEVKHKRLVARDLPDTEECKVHIIQAGTVTTGKLKDCIGCKKCVKECPEKALSIIKKDDGFWAEIKTDRCGGTACKRCERICPKGTLSTLSLRPAA; translated from the coding sequence ATGAGATACGGAATTGCATTAGACTTGGGAACCAGCGGATTCCGCTGCCAGGCAGTGGATCTTGACAGCAAGAAGACAGTGGCCACGGCCATCACGGAACGCCACCCGATCCCCGGAATGAACGTCATCGACCACGTCAACTACGCGATCGAGGTCGGAGAGGACCTCGCGAACGGGCTCATGATCTCGGCGATCAACAACCTGTTCAAGGAGCTCGCCATCGACCTATCCTGCGTGGAGATCATAGCTGTCTGCGGAAACCCGTTCCAGCTTTCGCTCTTCCAGAACATCGAGATCAGGGACCTGGCGTACGCCGGAAAGAACAAGATCGAGGCGCTCGGTATCGTGTCCCCCGACAGGAACGGAGCCGTACTCGATGCGACGTCCATCGGGATCAAGGGAATGAAGAACGCCAAAGTCATAATCCCGCCGGCGGTCACCCACGAGATCGGTGCCGACGCCATGGCGATGATGATGATGACCGACATCCTCGAGGAGAAGCAGCCCTGCATCGTCGTCGATTACGGTACGAACGCCGAGATGGCGCTGGTAGTCAACGGGAACATCTACACCGGATCCGCCGCGGCGGGTCCCGCACTGGAGGGTCAGCAGATCGAGCGCGGAATGCTCGCCGCCCCGGGCGCGCTGAGCGAGATCGAGGTCACGGACAAGGGTTGGAGATGCTACGTCCTGGACGACACCATAGGTGTCCAGGAAGGGGACCTCGTGGACCCCATCACCGGAAAGGTCCTGGAGGAGGGCCCAATGCACGGCAAGGCCGTGGGAATCACCGGAACCGGTGTCATCGCGGCACTAGCCGCAGGGCTCAAGACTGGTATCATCGCGAACTCGGTAATCAACACCCCCGACGGATACATCAACCTCCAGGACGGGATCAGGATCAGCTCCAAGGATGTGGAGGAGGCGGGAAAGGCCATCGGTGCCCTCCGCTGCGGATTCCTCACGCTCATGGACGCCGCAGGCGTCTGGGTGGACGACATCCAGAAGGCATACATGTCCGGAGCGTCCGGATTATACGTCGACCCCATCAAGGCCATGGAGGTCGGAATGGTCACACCCGGTGCGAGGGACATCGTCCAGTTCGGAAACACCTCCATCGGAATGGCCAGGAAGATCATCTTCGGAGAAGTCACACTCGACGAGCTCAAGGCATTCGCCAAGAAGCTGCTGGCACAGCACGTGATGTTCGCCACATCGGATTTCTTCAAGAACGTCTACTCCATCGAGTACTCCTACTGGTGCGGCGGAATGCCCTTCAGCGAGTACAACAACATGCTGGAGATGTACGGCATCAAGCCGCTCCCGCCCATGCCCAAGGCCGAGGAGGTCAAGCACAAGCGCCTCGTGGCGAGGGATCTGCCCGACACCGAGGAGTGCAAGGTCCACATCATCCAGGCCGGAACGGTCACCACCGGTAAGCTCAAGGACTGCATCGGATGCAAGAAGTGCGTCAAGGAGTGCCCCGAGAAGGCCCTGTCCATCATCAAAAAGGATGACGGTTTCTGGGCGGAGATCAAGACCGACAGGTGCGGAGGAACCGCCTGCAAGAGGTGCGAGAGGATCTGCCCCAAGGGAACCCTCAGCACCCTGTCCCTCAGGCCTGCTGCCTGA
- a CDS encoding monomethylamine:corrinoid methyltransferase MtmB: MTANRYVDIFESYNRFATGDKIQEKDWDYGIVPYNASLMKKRYDIDFDGQIIPEDQDLVDRLFLAGVDMLLTCGVYNISTGTRMRLTEDEIYEGLKMAPKKLKIGDGKDAVDCVARRGNAPFKPIIEGGPTGAPVSEDIYSLLIGSYAQEPMVDCIVSGVLDTVKGYPAVKNTPWEIMAAMMELTYVHNALYSAGRPGMGIOGPQTPLTSQGRIVANLHEQTGMKHSDLHECSQLNELKVDTSLMNMVAAWHMSGDNILIEQMPIVGGYSGGVEETAICDVATTLCSFAMLDADIHLGGPIHIRWGTTTSRESLQVAAHTAMAIDTNTDVLLANQFYAMAGPCTEMNLMEIAAQAMCDTASGRELLSGVASAKGVIKNKVTGMEARMMGEASMATCGMDVQEVNQIVDRIVSSYEKQYGSLPKSKTFQECYDLDRLYPTDEYIQVYDKALNSLSNCGIDF, translated from the coding sequence ATGACCGCCAACAGATACGTGGACATATTCGAATCCTACAACCGCTTCGCCACGGGTGACAAGATCCAGGAGAAGGATTGGGATTACGGCATCGTCCCGTATAACGCCTCGCTGATGAAGAAGCGCTACGACATCGATTTCGACGGTCAGATAATCCCCGAGGACCAGGACCTGGTCGACCGTCTGTTCCTTGCAGGAGTGGACATGCTCCTGACGTGCGGCGTCTACAACATCTCCACCGGCACGCGCATGAGGCTCACCGAGGACGAGATCTACGAGGGCCTGAAGATGGCCCCCAAGAAGCTTAAGATCGGCGATGGGAAGGATGCGGTGGACTGCGTGGCACGCAGGGGAAACGCTCCCTTCAAGCCGATCATCGAGGGCGGACCGACCGGTGCGCCCGTATCCGAGGACATCTATTCGCTTCTCATCGGATCCTATGCGCAGGAGCCCATGGTGGACTGCATCGTGAGCGGTGTGTTGGACACGGTCAAGGGATATCCCGCGGTCAAGAACACCCCCTGGGAGATTATGGCCGCAATGATGGAGCTCACATACGTCCACAACGCGCTGTACTCGGCCGGAAGGCCGGGGATGGGCATATAGGGACCGCAGACCCCCCTCACATCGCAGGGACGCATCGTCGCGAACCTCCACGAGCAGACCGGGATGAAGCATTCCGACCTCCATGAATGCTCGCAGCTCAACGAGCTAAAGGTCGACACATCTTTGATGAACATGGTCGCTGCCTGGCACATGTCGGGCGACAACATCCTGATAGAGCAGATGCCGATCGTCGGCGGATACAGCGGAGGCGTGGAGGAGACCGCGATCTGCGACGTCGCCACCACGCTCTGTTCGTTCGCCATGCTCGACGCGGACATCCATCTGGGAGGACCAATCCACATCAGGTGGGGTACCACCACCAGCAGGGAATCCCTGCAGGTCGCAGCGCACACCGCGATGGCAATCGACACCAACACAGACGTCCTCCTGGCGAATCAGTTCTACGCCATGGCCGGACCCTGCACCGAGATGAACCTCATGGAGATCGCCGCCCAGGCGATGTGCGACACCGCGTCCGGAAGGGAACTCCTCTCCGGAGTGGCATCCGCCAAAGGGGTCATCAAGAACAAGGTCACAGGGATGGAGGCGAGGATGATGGGAGAGGCCTCCATGGCGACATGCGGCATGGATGTGCAAGAGGTCAACCAGATAGTTGACAGGATAGTGTCGTCCTATGAGAAGCAGTACGGCTCCCTGCCGAAATCCAAGACGTTCCAGGAATGTTACGATCTGGACCGTCTGTATCCGACGGACGAGTACATCCAGGTCTACGACAAGGCCCTGAATTCCCTGTCCAACTGCGGAATAGATTTCTGA
- a CDS encoding addiction module antitoxin, RelB/DinJ family, with protein MPQTSITLRTESEFKEQCDALFSRFGISTIAAINMFLHQAVMEQAIPFKIEVKEDHLARTVSKLPEAGRLDSKTGLYVLPKEWDNPEDDIYDKLI; from the coding sequence ATGCCTCAGACAAGCATCACGTTGAGAACGGAATCCGAGTTCAAAGAGCAATGCGATGCACTGTTTTCAAGATTCGGGATATCCACGATAGCAGCGATCAATATGTTCCTTCATCAGGCTGTGATGGAGCAGGCCATTCCATTCAAAATAGAGGTCAAAGAGGATCATCTTGCACGTACTGTGTCAAAACTGCCTGAAGCGGGAAGGCTCGATTCGAAAACGGGGTTGTATGTTCTCCCGAAAGAGTGGGACAATCCTGAGGACGACATCTATGACAAGCTCATCTGA
- a CDS encoding pyrrolysyl-tRNA synthetase PylS, with translation MVVKFTDSQIQHLMEYGDNDWSEAEFEDAAARDKEFSSQFSKLKSANDKGLKDVIANPRNDLTDLENKIREKLAARGFIEVHTPIFVSKSALAKMTITEDHPLFKQVFWIDDKRALRPMHAMNLYKVMRELRDHTKGPVKIFEIGSCFRKESKSSTHLEEFTMLNLVEMGPDGDPMEHLKMYIGDIMDAVGVEYTTSREESDVYVETLDVEINGTEVASGAVGPHKLDPAHDVHEPWAGIGFGLERLLMLKNGKSNARKTGKSITYLNGYKLD, from the coding sequence ATGGTTGTCAAGTTCACCGATTCCCAGATCCAGCACCTAATGGAGTATGGGGACAATGATTGGTCGGAGGCAGAGTTCGAGGATGCCGCCGCCAGGGATAAGGAATTCTCATCACAGTTCTCCAAACTGAAATCCGCCAACGATAAGGGCCTCAAGGATGTCATCGCCAACCCGCGCAACGACCTCACCGACCTGGAGAACAAGATCAGGGAGAAGCTTGCAGCCAGGGGTTTCATTGAAGTTCACACGCCCATATTCGTTTCAAAGAGCGCCCTCGCCAAGATGACGATCACCGAGGACCACCCGCTGTTCAAGCAGGTGTTCTGGATCGACGACAAGCGTGCGCTCAGGCCCATGCACGCAATGAACCTGTACAAGGTCATGAGGGAGCTCAGGGACCACACGAAGGGTCCGGTCAAGATCTTCGAGATCGGCTCCTGCTTCAGGAAGGAGTCCAAGAGCTCCACCCACCTCGAGGAGTTCACGATGCTGAACCTGGTGGAGATGGGCCCCGACGGGGATCCGATGGAGCATCTGAAGATGTACATCGGGGACATCATGGACGCCGTCGGCGTCGAATATACCACATCCCGCGAGGAGTCCGACGTGTACGTCGAGACCCTCGACGTGGAGATCAACGGTACGGAGGTCGCTTCCGGAGCGGTCGGACCTCACAAGCTGGATCCGGCACACGACGTCCACGAGCCGTGGGCAGGGATCGGATTCGGACTGGAGCGCCTGCTCATGCTGAAGAACGGCAAAAGCAACGCCAGGAAGACAGGCAAGAGCATCACGTATCTGAACGGATACAAACTGGACTGA
- a CDS encoding pyrrolysine biosynthesis radical SAM protein PylB has protein sequence MIEDTIQKAEGTGKLTVDEIEQLMSITDKNEMEELFAAARRVREKEFGKKIFTYGFVYFSTYCRNNCSFCIFRHSNDELGRYRKSVEEIVQLSAALQDSGINLSDLTMGEDPYMIANDYEKFLEIVSAVKDQVGISIMASPGAMPQHMFTKVRDAGADFYACYQETYNRNLFESLRLNQSFDDRRNQKIWAMQAGLLAEDGMMIGLGENVRDRAETIAEMSSLGCGQIRAMTFVPQPNTPMQDYVQYDSTDELKAIAVMRLVNHDILIPCSLDVEGFAGFNSRLDAGANVITSIIPPSKNLAGVAQHEMDIENGNRSVAHVMEMLDKKGLRHATDAEYRAHLSAHRPKRVA, from the coding sequence ATGATAGAGGACACGATCCAGAAGGCCGAGGGAACAGGCAAGCTCACGGTCGACGAGATAGAGCAGCTGATGTCGATCACCGACAAGAACGAGATGGAGGAGCTCTTCGCCGCGGCCAGGAGGGTCAGGGAGAAGGAGTTCGGGAAGAAGATATTCACCTACGGGTTCGTGTACTTCTCAACCTACTGCAGGAACAACTGCTCGTTCTGCATCTTCAGGCACTCCAACGACGAGCTGGGAAGATACAGGAAGAGCGTGGAGGAGATCGTCCAGCTGTCAGCCGCGCTGCAGGACAGCGGAATCAACCTCTCGGACCTCACGATGGGTGAGGACCCGTACATGATAGCGAACGATTACGAGAAGTTCCTCGAGATCGTCTCCGCTGTAAAGGACCAGGTCGGTATCAGCATCATGGCCTCCCCCGGTGCGATGCCCCAGCACATGTTCACAAAGGTCAGGGATGCGGGAGCCGACTTCTACGCCTGCTATCAGGAGACGTACAACAGGAATCTCTTCGAATCGCTGAGGCTCAACCAGAGCTTCGACGACCGCAGGAACCAGAAGATCTGGGCCATGCAGGCCGGGCTGCTCGCCGAGGACGGTATGATGATCGGTCTCGGGGAGAACGTCAGGGACAGGGCGGAGACCATCGCCGAGATGAGCTCCCTCGGATGCGGCCAGATCAGGGCGATGACATTCGTCCCCCAGCCCAACACACCGATGCAGGACTACGTCCAGTACGATTCTACCGACGAGCTGAAGGCCATCGCGGTCATGAGGCTGGTCAACCATGACATCCTCATCCCCTGTAGCCTCGACGTCGAGGGATTCGCGGGATTCAACAGCAGGCTCGATGCGGGAGCGAACGTCATCACGTCTATCATCCCGCCCAGCAAGAACCTGGCAGGAGTGGCGCAGCACGAGATGGACATCGAGAACGGGAACCGTTCCGTCGCCCATGTGATGGAGATGCTCGACAAGAAGGGTCTCCGTCATGCGACCGACGCCGAATACAGAGCACACCTCTCGGCCCACAGGCCCAAGAGGGTGGCCTGA
- a CDS encoding pyrrolysine biosynthesis protein PylC, with the protein MRIAIVGGALQGMEAVLLARKAGYESVVIDRKKDAPALSLCDVPVVLDPCKDPEGALKIFRTCDAVIPACEEMELLETLERMKDDMGCPLLFDLDSYRVSSSKTRSNEIMHSLGVPIPQPWPQCGFPAIVKPSSQSGSLGVSVAYDQEGLEKGLEIVKGLNDEPVIQEFVHGKSVSVEVIGNGTTARSYITTEVCLDSNYDCKMIRCNPNIMSKELCDSFGEMGVKTAERIGLKALMDVEAILTPKGLRVLEIDARIPSQTPAAIQAATGVNLLEELVTTALGNPADRKPDNGCSVYRHVHYRDGVLRSCGEKEFGHLRNPSFGNGLFGSDDSISDYVPGKNEWYAVFISKGCTEEEADRKAADVISNILNELGLREFIDGKPELI; encoded by the coding sequence ATGCGGATCGCGATCGTCGGAGGGGCGCTCCAGGGAATGGAAGCCGTCCTGCTGGCGAGGAAGGCCGGTTACGAGAGCGTCGTCATCGACAGGAAGAAGGATGCCCCGGCGTTGTCGCTGTGCGATGTGCCAGTTGTGTTGGATCCGTGCAAGGATCCCGAGGGTGCGCTGAAGATATTCAGGACGTGCGACGCCGTCATCCCGGCATGCGAGGAGATGGAGCTCCTCGAGACACTGGAGAGGATGAAGGACGACATGGGGTGCCCTCTGCTGTTCGATCTCGATTCATACAGGGTCTCCAGTTCCAAGACTAGATCCAACGAGATCATGCATTCATTGGGAGTGCCGATCCCGCAGCCGTGGCCGCAGTGCGGATTCCCGGCGATAGTGAAGCCGTCATCCCAGAGCGGAAGCCTGGGTGTATCCGTGGCATACGACCAGGAAGGTCTGGAGAAGGGCCTGGAGATAGTCAAAGGGCTCAATGACGAGCCAGTTATTCAGGAGTTCGTTCACGGGAAGAGTGTATCCGTCGAGGTCATTGGGAACGGCACGACCGCCAGGTCCTACATCACCACCGAGGTTTGCCTGGATTCCAACTACGACTGCAAGATGATCAGGTGCAACCCGAACATCATGTCCAAGGAACTGTGCGACTCATTCGGGGAGATGGGTGTAAAAACAGCCGAGAGGATCGGACTGAAGGCGCTCATGGACGTGGAAGCGATCCTAACACCGAAGGGACTGAGGGTGTTGGAGATTGATGCCAGGATCCCAAGTCAGACGCCCGCGGCCATCCAGGCGGCGACTGGTGTGAACCTCCTCGAGGAGCTGGTCACGACCGCCCTCGGGAATCCGGCCGACAGGAAGCCCGACAACGGATGCTCCGTCTACAGGCACGTCCACTACAGGGACGGTGTCCTCCGCTCATGCGGAGAGAAGGAGTTCGGACACCTCAGGAATCCGAGCTTCGGAAACGGTCTGTTCGGCTCGGACGATTCGATTTCGGACTATGTGCCAGGCAAGAACGAGTGGTACGCAGTCTTCATTTCCAAGGGATGTACGGAGGAAGAGGCCGACAGGAAGGCCGCCGACGTCATTTCAAACATCTTGAACGAATTAGGATTGAGAGAATTCATTGACGGAAAACCGGAGCTGATCTGA
- a CDS encoding pyrrolysine biosynthesis protein PylD, with protein MTRLTPDLIEGVPDDKMDLDDKLMHMCGKTVKQLALEGAGVDHDVDFSKFRVACVPITSGMGVISGFSKSVDAIIRRLGMQSYVTEGTDVNGFDEAILDGVDMIMMADDIKFVAYNVHAAKTTNNSWGTAMGYSVALKNAAGGVDGKDVLVIGAGRVGTEAAKILKGWGANVSVTDIKFDKALALQEEIGVKALQDVESALAAHKYILNAAPAIFPGRLIQEGAVVSTPGVPHYFDEEARGKAKAIIHDPLEIGTAMMAVNSAMYSFRH; from the coding sequence ATGACTAGACTAACACCCGACCTTATCGAAGGGGTCCCTGACGACAAGATGGACCTCGATGACAAACTGATGCACATGTGCGGCAAGACCGTGAAGCAGCTCGCTCTCGAGGGAGCCGGAGTGGACCACGACGTGGACTTCTCCAAATTCAGGGTCGCCTGCGTCCCCATAACGTCAGGGATGGGTGTCATCTCGGGATTCTCCAAGTCGGTGGATGCCATCATTAGAAGGCTGGGCATGCAGAGCTACGTCACCGAGGGGACCGATGTCAACGGATTCGACGAGGCCATACTGGACGGCGTGGACATGATCATGATGGCCGACGACATCAAGTTCGTCGCGTACAACGTCCATGCGGCCAAGACCACCAACAACTCATGGGGGACCGCCATGGGTTATTCCGTCGCTTTGAAGAACGCCGCAGGCGGTGTGGACGGGAAGGACGTGCTCGTCATCGGGGCCGGTCGCGTAGGTACCGAAGCTGCGAAGATCCTCAAGGGCTGGGGAGCGAACGTCTCCGTCACGGACATCAAGTTCGATAAGGCACTGGCACTTCAGGAGGAGATTGGTGTGAAGGCGTTGCAGGACGTCGAATCCGCACTGGCCGCACACAAGTACATCCTGAACGCCGCACCGGCCATATTCCCGGGGAGGCTCATCCAGGAGGGTGCCGTCGTCTCGACCCCCGGTGTCCCCCACTACTTCGACGAGGAGGCGAGGGGGAAGGCGAAGGCCATCATCCACGATCCCCTCGAGATCGGGACCGCAATGATGGCGGTCAACAGTGCCATGTACTCGTTCAGGCACTGA
- a CDS encoding aspartate-semialdehyde dehydrogenase Asd, with protein sequence MKKIQVAILGATGMIGQRFIQMLEDHPYFEIEGMYASERSEGKKLAEVLKVRDHVYKDETMETKIQVMDLKKISKNCKIAFSGIPSDLAGPTETELAEMGVGVFTNAGSHRMDEHVPIIIPEVNPDQFESIKDQPTYANGGFIVTNANCSSTGIAAPLAAMDKAFGLKQVFVSTYQALSGAGYPGVPSLDAVGNVVPFISHEEEKMESELAKMLGTYSNGKFNYAGFKVMANCARVPVVDGHLESLVLDMEKQPTLEELEKCLVDFRGEPQKLNLPSAPVQPIIVRHEENRPQPVFDAMAGTPARARGMAVTIGRLRKSNGYYKAFAMSHNTLRGGAGGSVLNAELAVAKKII encoded by the coding sequence ATGAAGAAGATTCAGGTAGCGATCCTCGGTGCAACGGGAATGATCGGACAGAGGTTCATCCAGATGCTGGAGGACCACCCGTACTTCGAGATCGAGGGAATGTACGCTTCCGAGAGGTCGGAAGGAAAGAAACTGGCGGAAGTGCTGAAGGTCAGGGACCACGTCTACAAGGACGAGACCATGGAGACCAAGATCCAGGTCATGGATCTGAAGAAGATCTCCAAGAACTGCAAGATCGCATTCAGCGGAATCCCCTCGGACCTTGCCGGACCCACCGAGACCGAGCTCGCAGAGATGGGTGTCGGAGTCTTCACCAACGCGGGTTCCCACAGGATGGACGAGCATGTGCCCATCATCATCCCCGAGGTCAACCCGGATCAGTTCGAGTCCATCAAGGACCAGCCCACTTACGCCAACGGAGGATTCATCGTAACCAACGCCAACTGCTCCTCCACCGGTATCGCCGCACCCCTCGCGGCGATGGACAAGGCATTCGGCCTCAAGCAGGTCTTCGTCTCCACCTACCAGGCACTGTCCGGTGCCGGATATCCCGGAGTCCCCTCGCTCGACGCGGTAGGGAATGTAGTCCCTTTCATCAGCCACGAGGAGGAGAAGATGGAGTCCGAGCTCGCCAAGATGCTCGGGACCTACTCCAACGGCAAGTTCAACTACGCCGGGTTCAAGGTCATGGCCAACTGTGCCAGGGTACCCGTCGTCGACGGTCACCTCGAGTCCCTCGTGCTCGACATGGAGAAGCAGCCCACCCTCGAGGAGCTCGAGAAGTGCCTCGTGGACTTCCGCGGCGAGCCTCAGAAGCTCAACCTGCCCTCCGCTCCCGTGCAGCCGATCATCGTCAGGCACGAGGAGAACAGGCCCCAGCCCGTCTTCGACGCGATGGCGGGAACCCCCGCTCGCGCAAGGGGAATGGCCGTCACCATCGGAAGGCTCAGAAAGAGCAACGGATACTACAAGGCGTTCGCCATGTCCCACAACACCCTCAGGGGCGGTGCGGGAGGATCCGTCCTCAACGCAGAGCTGGCGGTCGCCAAGAAGATCATCTGA
- a CDS encoding small multidrug resistance protein → MGLVGLAWVVFGGLLEPVWVIAIKKYGENKSLFWLAVGIIFIYVSPMCIAFGMADGLSVGIAYSLWTGMGAVFTTILGVLLFKEKLDRIKILLVSMIIIGVVGLELSSVIG, encoded by the coding sequence ATGGGACTGGTCGGACTCGCATGGGTCGTTTTCGGCGGACTGCTGGAACCCGTATGGGTCATCGCCATCAAGAAGTACGGCGAGAACAAGAGCCTGTTCTGGCTCGCAGTCGGCATCATCTTCATCTACGTCAGCCCCATGTGCATCGCGTTCGGAATGGCCGACGGTCTCTCTGTCGGGATAGCCTACTCCCTGTGGACGGGGATGGGCGCCGTGTTCACGACCATACTGGGCGTGCTCCTGTTCAAGGAGAAGCTGGACCGCATCAAGATCCTGCTGGTGTCGATGATCATCATCGGCGTCGTCGGATTGGAACTCTCGTCGGTGATAGGATGA
- a CDS encoding small multidrug resistance protein → MNAAWLLIFVGGIFETVWATTMSFSDCYTDMFWTVATMLLIPISVIFLYAALKRGLPTGPAYSVWVGIGAVGAVIVSIWMGKAPNLMGFFFLGILIAGIIGLNLVSEDS, encoded by the coding sequence ATGAACGCCGCTTGGCTGCTGATATTCGTGGGCGGCATATTCGAGACCGTCTGGGCCACGACCATGAGCTTCAGCGATTGCTACACCGATATGTTCTGGACCGTAGCCACGATGCTGCTGATCCCGATCAGCGTCATCTTCCTCTACGCGGCACTGAAGAGAGGCCTTCCTACAGGCCCGGCATACTCCGTCTGGGTCGGCATTGGCGCAGTGGGCGCTGTCATCGTCAGCATCTGGATGGGGAAGGCCCCGAACCTCATGGGATTCTTCTTCCTCGGCATACTCATCGCGGGCATCATCGGGCTCAATCTAGTGTCCGAGGACTCGTGA